One Yimella lutea DNA window includes the following coding sequences:
- a CDS encoding vitamin B12-dependent ribonucleotide reductase encodes MTETTNARSRTRKSGKGVKVERIFTTPGVHPYDEVTWERRDVVQQNWKTGETIFEQRGVEFPDFWSLNASTIVTTKYFRGALGTEARETSLKQLIDRVVLTYVKAGKEFGYFATDDDATLFEHELTWSLLHQVFSFNSPVWFNVGTKSPQQVSACFILAVDDSMDSILNWYKEEGFIFKGGSGAGLNLSRIRSSKELLSSGGTASGPVSFMRGADASAGTIKSGGATRRAAKMVVLDVDHPDIEEFIETKAREEDKIRALRDAGFDMDLGGKDIHSVQYQNANNSVRVSDEFMRAVEDGKPFGLRARGTGEVIEEVDARELFDKINKAAWECADPGVQYDDTINAWHTNPESGRITASNPCSEYMSLDNSSCNLASLNLLKFLKEDDTFDVPTFQKVVEMVITAMDISICFADFPTEAIGKTTVDYRQLGIGYANLGALLMATGHGYESEGGRSLAAAITSLLTGAAYKRSAEIAGVVGSYAGYARNAEAHRKVMRKHQAANDQVRTLDTMDANIHRAATKAWADVIELGEKNGYRNAQASVLAPTGTIGFMMDCDTTGIEPDFSLVKFKKLVGGGSMQIVNQTIPRALKKLGYQGEQIEAIVEHIANNGHVIDAPGLKTEHYEVFDCAMGERAISPMGHVRMMAACQPFLSGAISKTVNLPETATVEEIAEVHLEGWKLGLKALAVYRDNCKVGQPLSDGKAKAKPVQDAAEPEKVVEYRPIRRRLPKRRSSQTTSFAVGGAEGYLTASTYDNGELGELFLKFGKQGSTLAGVMDAFSIAVSVALQYGVPLETYVEKFTNMRFEPAGMTDDPDVRMAQSIMDYVFRRLALDHLDFETRSFMGIHSAEERARQLETGSYASNEGDDVEGELENFSQSAATKEAPKVSAAQASSGAGAADVREVSPEIHSSAELMEKFQGKAADAPMCMTCGTKMRPAGSCYVCEGCGSTSGCS; translated from the coding sequence TCGTTCAGCAGAACTGGAAGACCGGCGAGACGATCTTCGAGCAGCGTGGCGTGGAGTTCCCCGACTTCTGGTCGCTGAACGCGTCCACGATCGTCACCACGAAGTACTTCCGCGGCGCACTCGGCACCGAGGCCCGTGAGACGAGCCTCAAGCAGCTCATCGACCGTGTCGTGCTGACCTACGTCAAGGCCGGCAAGGAGTTCGGCTACTTCGCCACCGACGACGACGCGACGCTGTTCGAGCACGAGCTCACCTGGTCGCTGCTGCACCAGGTCTTCAGCTTCAACTCCCCGGTGTGGTTCAACGTCGGCACCAAGAGCCCCCAGCAGGTCTCGGCGTGCTTCATCCTCGCCGTCGACGATTCGATGGACTCGATCCTCAACTGGTACAAGGAGGAGGGCTTCATCTTCAAGGGCGGCTCCGGTGCCGGCCTGAACCTCTCGCGGATCCGTTCCTCCAAGGAGTTGTTGTCCAGCGGCGGCACCGCCAGCGGCCCGGTCAGCTTCATGCGTGGCGCCGACGCCTCCGCCGGCACCATCAAGTCCGGTGGCGCCACCCGCCGCGCGGCGAAGATGGTCGTGCTCGACGTCGACCACCCCGACATCGAGGAGTTCATCGAGACCAAGGCGCGCGAGGAAGACAAGATCCGTGCGCTGCGCGACGCCGGTTTCGACATGGACCTCGGCGGCAAGGACATCCACTCGGTCCAGTACCAGAACGCCAACAACTCCGTCCGGGTCAGCGACGAGTTCATGCGTGCGGTCGAGGACGGTAAGCCGTTCGGTCTGCGTGCCCGCGGCACCGGTGAGGTCATCGAGGAAGTCGACGCCCGCGAGCTGTTCGACAAGATCAACAAGGCCGCGTGGGAGTGCGCCGACCCGGGTGTGCAGTACGACGACACCATCAACGCGTGGCACACCAACCCCGAGTCGGGGCGCATCACCGCGTCCAACCCGTGCTCGGAGTACATGTCGCTCGACAACTCCTCCTGCAACCTCGCGAGCCTCAACCTGCTGAAGTTCCTGAAGGAAGACGACACCTTCGACGTGCCGACCTTCCAGAAGGTCGTCGAGATGGTCATCACCGCGATGGACATCTCCATCTGCTTCGCCGACTTCCCGACCGAGGCGATCGGCAAGACCACCGTCGACTACCGCCAGCTCGGCATCGGTTACGCCAACCTCGGTGCGCTGCTGATGGCCACCGGCCACGGCTACGAGTCCGAAGGTGGCCGCAGCCTCGCCGCTGCCATCACCTCGCTGCTCACCGGCGCGGCCTACAAGCGGTCTGCCGAGATCGCCGGTGTCGTCGGTTCCTACGCCGGCTACGCCCGCAACGCCGAGGCGCACAGGAAGGTCATGCGCAAGCACCAGGCCGCCAACGACCAGGTGCGCACGCTCGACACGATGGACGCCAACATCCACCGCGCCGCGACGAAGGCGTGGGCCGATGTCATCGAGCTCGGGGAGAAGAACGGTTACCGCAACGCGCAGGCCTCGGTGCTCGCGCCGACCGGCACCATCGGCTTCATGATGGACTGCGACACCACCGGTATCGAGCCCGACTTCTCGCTGGTGAAGTTCAAGAAGCTCGTCGGTGGCGGCTCGATGCAGATCGTCAACCAGACCATCCCGCGGGCGCTGAAGAAGCTCGGCTACCAGGGCGAGCAGATCGAGGCGATCGTCGAGCACATCGCCAACAACGGTCACGTCATCGACGCACCGGGTCTGAAGACCGAGCACTACGAGGTCTTCGACTGCGCGATGGGCGAGCGCGCGATCAGCCCGATGGGCCACGTCCGCATGATGGCGGCCTGCCAGCCGTTCCTGTCGGGTGCGATCTCCAAGACGGTCAACCTGCCGGAGACGGCGACCGTCGAGGAGATCGCCGAGGTCCACTTGGAGGGCTGGAAGCTCGGCCTGAAGGCGCTCGCGGTCTACCGCGACAACTGCAAGGTCGGCCAGCCGCTGTCCGACGGCAAGGCCAAGGCCAAGCCGGTGCAGGATGCCGCCGAGCCGGAGAAAGTCGTCGAGTACCGCCCGATCCGTCGTCGCCTGCCCAAGCGTCGCAGCAGCCAGACCACCTCGTTCGCGGTCGGTGGCGCCGAGGGTTACCTCACCGCCAGCACCTACGACAACGGTGAACTGGGTGAACTGTTCCTGAAGTTCGGCAAGCAGGGTTCGACCCTCGCCGGCGTGATGGACGCGTTCTCGATCGCCGTCTCGGTCGCGCTGCAGTACGGCGTGCCGCTGGAGACCTACGTCGAGAAGTTCACCAACATGCGCTTCGAGCCGGCCGGTATGACCGACGACCCGGACGTGCGGATGGCGCAGTCGATCATGGACTACGTGTTCCGTCGCCTGGCGCTGGACCACCTGGACTTCGAGACGCGTTCGTTCATGGGGATCCACAGCGCCGAGGAGCGCGCCCGCCAGCTCGAGACCGGCTCGTACGCCTCGAACGAGGGCGACGACGTGGAGGGCGAACTGGAGAACTTCTCCCAGTCGGCCGCCACCAAGGAGGCACCGAAGGTGTCCGCCGCGCAGGCGAGCTCCGGCGCCGGTGCTGCCGACGTGCGTGAGGTCTCCCCGGAGATTCACTCCTCGGCCGAGCTGATGGAGAAGTTCCAGGGCAAGGCCGCCGACGCTCCGATGTGCATGACCTGTGGCACGAAGATGCGTCCGGCCGGTAGCTGCTACGTCTGCGAGGGTTGCGGAAGCACCTCCGGCTGCAGCTGA
- a CDS encoding esterase/lipase family protein yields the protein MTTKTKSGTTSRAETAGEDARGFVAGLRDAHGSTTTKIFGRARSLLGPVVTPLELAHDVVLSGTYSSLELALDVAGVVARPAAGFVAGQVPSRVVKRRATSVAAFVQGLTGDRLVDVDLPISYPMTLRRSGYDVPITKAGLSNAYPDASSNLVVFVHGFVGTEQMWKRRASRDDEGRRLSYGRRLESLGDWSAVWVRYNTGQRVSTNGRDLGRMLARLVARWPVPVDRVVLVGHSMGGLVVHSALLQAAPDAPWAGLVTDTVSLGTPYHGALLEKSVNVVAKEFDNHRATRWAGGVLRFRSQGIKDLRHGNLVEADWKGFDPDDPEDHRARDRRHLHPIRHLAVVGMIAPQPHAWWGRPLGDGMVSRSSAAGLEGETWDTAYVGGVNHMDLLNHPKVYNVLAERLGVKQLPLRHPGD from the coding sequence ATGACAACCAAGACGAAGTCCGGGACGACCTCGCGCGCCGAGACGGCGGGCGAGGACGCGCGTGGTTTCGTCGCGGGCCTACGCGATGCCCACGGGTCGACGACCACGAAGATCTTCGGTCGGGCGCGCTCCCTGCTCGGGCCTGTCGTCACACCGCTCGAGCTCGCCCACGATGTCGTCCTCTCCGGCACCTACAGCTCACTGGAACTGGCACTCGACGTCGCCGGAGTTGTCGCACGTCCGGCCGCGGGATTCGTTGCGGGACAAGTTCCCTCTCGGGTGGTGAAACGCCGGGCGACGTCGGTGGCGGCCTTCGTCCAAGGCCTCACCGGAGACCGGCTGGTCGACGTCGACCTGCCGATCTCGTACCCGATGACCTTGCGACGTTCCGGCTACGACGTGCCGATCACCAAGGCAGGTCTGTCGAACGCCTACCCGGACGCGTCCTCGAACCTCGTCGTGTTCGTCCACGGTTTCGTGGGTACCGAGCAGATGTGGAAGCGGCGCGCGAGCCGCGACGACGAGGGCCGCCGACTCTCCTACGGCCGCCGCCTCGAATCGCTCGGTGACTGGTCGGCGGTGTGGGTGCGCTACAACACCGGCCAGCGCGTCTCGACCAACGGCCGCGACCTCGGCCGCATGCTCGCCCGACTCGTCGCACGCTGGCCAGTCCCGGTCGATCGGGTGGTGCTGGTCGGCCACTCGATGGGCGGACTGGTCGTGCACAGCGCGCTGCTCCAGGCTGCGCCGGACGCGCCGTGGGCGGGCCTGGTCACCGACACCGTGTCGCTCGGCACCCCCTACCACGGAGCCCTGCTGGAGAAGAGCGTGAATGTCGTGGCGAAGGAGTTCGACAACCACCGGGCGACCCGTTGGGCCGGCGGGGTGCTCAGATTCCGAAGCCAGGGCATCAAGGATCTGCGCCACGGCAACCTCGTGGAGGCGGACTGGAAGGGCTTCGATCCCGACGATCCGGAGGATCACCGGGCCCGCGACCGCAGGCACCTGCACCCGATCCGACACCTCGCGGTCGTCGGGATGATCGCGCCGCAGCCGCACGCGTGGTGGGGCCGTCCGCTGGGTGACGGCATGGTGTCGCGGTCCTCGGCTGCGGGCCTTGAGGGCGAGACCTGGGACACCGCGTACGTCGGCGGTGTCAACCACATGGATCTGCTCAACCACCCGAAGGTCTACAACGTCCTCGCCGAGCGCCTCGGGGTGAAACAGCTCCCTTTGCGTCACCCGGGCGACTAA
- a CDS encoding HAD-IB family hydrolase: MSGAAFFDLDRTLVRKASGPALSRAMRESGVVGSKLPGESLLFWWMNAFGETLGSIALARQAVLIAAGKPDGAFDDAAHKAAEVLVDQVGPFARILVEQHHDAGRKVVMATTTPYHLIKPLADALGFDDVIATRYAVGENGTYNGRHEGRFVWSWGKLAAVRDWAAANDVDLEESFAYSDSVFDIPLLTAVGNPGAVNPDPRLLVVAMAKRWPILSFDAPPGTLTLPVVDLEARRLALMLARPETFPYVRFEINGLENIPADGPAIFAGNHRSYFDMATMAVVVGRTGRGASFLAKREMFDVPLLGPVLRMLGGLSVDRDHRDPDAADPLEEAAVALAGGDLVGVMPQGTIPRGLDFFCDELRGYPGTARLAAMTKAPVIPFALSGTELVWPRAAAAPNVLSFLNPPKIVVNIGEPVELKYRSEQADTKRIMAAISAILPDAAKGLKPTSIEQVASTYPGGRIPQSDLPDIERTIAANTAKGRKAALKRR; this comes from the coding sequence ATGTCCGGCGCAGCCTTCTTCGACCTCGATCGCACCCTCGTCCGCAAGGCCTCGGGTCCGGCCCTTTCCCGCGCGATGCGCGAGAGCGGGGTGGTGGGGTCGAAGCTGCCCGGTGAGTCATTGCTGTTCTGGTGGATGAACGCCTTCGGTGAGACGCTCGGCTCCATCGCGCTCGCGCGACAAGCCGTGCTCATAGCGGCCGGCAAACCCGACGGCGCATTCGACGACGCGGCCCACAAGGCCGCCGAGGTGCTCGTCGACCAAGTAGGCCCGTTCGCCCGAATTCTGGTCGAACAGCACCACGACGCAGGCCGAAAGGTGGTCATGGCGACAACCACGCCGTACCACCTCATCAAGCCGCTGGCCGATGCGCTCGGGTTCGACGACGTGATCGCCACCCGGTACGCCGTCGGTGAGAACGGTACGTACAACGGGCGCCACGAGGGCCGGTTCGTGTGGTCCTGGGGGAAGTTGGCCGCCGTCCGCGACTGGGCGGCCGCCAACGACGTCGACCTCGAGGAATCCTTCGCCTATTCCGACTCGGTGTTCGACATTCCGCTGCTCACCGCGGTCGGCAACCCCGGTGCGGTCAACCCTGACCCGCGACTGCTGGTGGTCGCCATGGCCAAGCGCTGGCCGATCCTGTCCTTCGATGCGCCGCCCGGCACTCTCACCTTGCCGGTGGTCGACCTGGAAGCCCGCCGGCTCGCGCTGATGCTGGCCCGGCCGGAGACCTTCCCGTACGTGAGGTTCGAGATCAACGGGCTGGAGAACATCCCCGCAGACGGTCCCGCGATCTTCGCCGGCAACCACCGCAGCTACTTCGACATGGCGACCATGGCGGTCGTCGTCGGACGCACGGGGCGCGGCGCGAGCTTTCTGGCCAAGCGCGAGATGTTCGACGTGCCGCTGCTCGGACCGGTGTTGCGGATGCTCGGTGGCCTGAGCGTCGACCGTGACCATCGCGATCCGGACGCGGCCGACCCGCTGGAGGAGGCGGCGGTCGCGCTCGCCGGCGGTGACCTGGTCGGCGTGATGCCGCAGGGGACGATCCCGCGCGGACTCGACTTCTTCTGCGATGAGTTGCGCGGCTACCCCGGCACGGCGCGCCTCGCGGCCATGACGAAGGCGCCGGTCATTCCGTTTGCGCTCAGCGGGACCGAACTGGTCTGGCCGCGTGCTGCCGCTGCGCCCAATGTGCTGAGTTTTCTGAACCCGCCGAAGATCGTGGTCAACATCGGCGAACCGGTGGAGTTGAAGTACCGCTCGGAGCAGGCCGACACAAAACGCATCATGGCGGCGATCTCGGCGATCCTGCCCGATGCGGCGAAGGGCCTGAAGCCGACCAGCATCGAGCAGGTGGCCTCGACCTACCCCGGTGGTCGCATCCCGCAGAGCGATCTGCCCGACATCGAGCGGACCATCGCAGCCAACACCGCAAAGGGGCGCAAGGCAGCACTGAAGCGGCGGTGA
- a CDS encoding inorganic phosphate transporter — translation MTTEILVLTLVVITALGFDFTNGFHDTGNAMATSIATGALKPKTAVTLSALLNLVGGFLSVEVAVTVTKDILRLQASDGSLLSGISPSLAMTIVFAGLIGGILWNLFTWLLGLPSSSSHALFGGLVGAGIAGMGLEGVKWDGVTAKILLPAVLSPLIAGCIAALGTALIYLLSRSVRGERKKNSAFRWGQVGTASLVSLAHGTGDAQKTMGVIALALMVQGGLTVDGIEQNGLPVWIIVSCAIAIALGTYLGGWRIIRTLGKGLVDIEPAQGMAAQASSAAIILTSSHFGMALSTTHVATGSIIGSGVGKPQAQVRWGVAARMVTAWLITLPSAGLIGALCLFVSRLIGGLAGDLVIFGVLVALSVYMYQRSRRQAVTAHNVNRDWDDNEAEPPVPASTGAAH, via the coding sequence ATGACCACCGAGATTCTCGTGTTGACGCTGGTCGTCATCACGGCGCTGGGGTTCGACTTCACCAACGGCTTCCACGACACGGGAAACGCCATGGCAACATCCATCGCCACCGGTGCGCTGAAGCCGAAGACGGCGGTCACGCTGTCGGCGCTGTTGAATCTCGTGGGTGGCTTCCTGTCGGTGGAGGTCGCGGTCACCGTCACCAAGGACATCCTGCGGTTGCAGGCCTCGGACGGTTCGTTGCTCAGCGGGATCAGTCCGTCATTGGCGATGACGATCGTGTTCGCCGGGTTGATCGGTGGCATCCTGTGGAACCTGTTCACCTGGTTGCTCGGGCTGCCGTCCAGTTCCTCCCACGCCCTGTTCGGCGGGCTCGTGGGCGCGGGCATCGCGGGCATGGGACTCGAGGGCGTCAAGTGGGACGGTGTCACGGCCAAGATCCTGCTGCCGGCGGTGTTGTCGCCGTTGATCGCCGGGTGTATCGCCGCCCTCGGCACGGCACTGATCTACCTGTTGTCGCGATCGGTGCGCGGTGAGCGCAAGAAGAACAGTGCGTTCCGCTGGGGTCAGGTCGGCACGGCCAGCCTGGTGTCGCTCGCCCACGGCACCGGTGACGCGCAGAAGACGATGGGTGTCATCGCGCTCGCACTCATGGTGCAGGGCGGCCTGACGGTCGACGGCATCGAGCAGAACGGTCTGCCGGTCTGGATCATCGTCAGTTGTGCCATCGCCATCGCGCTCGGCACCTACCTCGGCGGCTGGCGCATCATCCGCACGCTCGGTAAGGGCCTGGTCGACATCGAACCGGCGCAGGGAATGGCCGCGCAGGCGTCCTCGGCGGCGATCATTCTGACCTCCAGCCATTTCGGCATGGCGCTGTCGACCACCCACGTCGCGACCGGTTCGATCATCGGTTCCGGCGTCGGCAAGCCGCAGGCGCAGGTGCGCTGGGGTGTCGCGGCCCGGATGGTCACCGCGTGGCTGATCACCCTGCCCAGTGCAGGTTTGATCGGCGCACTCTGCCTGTTCGTCTCCCGGTTGATCGGGGGACTGGCCGGTGACCTGGTGATCTTCGGTGTCCTGGTCGCGCTGTCGGTGTACATGTACCAGCGCAGTCGCCGCCAGGCGGTCACCGCCCACAACGTCAACCGGGACTGGGACGACAACGAGGCCGAGCCGCCCGTCCCGGCGTCGACGGGAGCGGCGCACTGA
- a CDS encoding DUF3349 domain-containing protein, protein MHNPLTQFVNWLREGYPEGVPPSDYSPLLSVLQRSLTDNEIEQVVTELRRSRGREVDEDEIRESVKSVAHALPTDKDIARVSKRLYNAGWRDPGVARAGVISPETDDREAGDV, encoded by the coding sequence ATGCACAACCCGCTCACCCAATTTGTCAACTGGTTGCGCGAGGGCTACCCCGAGGGTGTCCCGCCGTCGGACTACAGCCCACTGCTGTCGGTGCTGCAGCGTTCGCTGACCGACAACGAGATCGAGCAGGTCGTCACCGAGTTGCGGCGCAGCCGTGGCCGGGAGGTCGACGAGGACGAGATCCGTGAGTCCGTCAAGAGTGTCGCCCACGCTCTGCCCACCGACAAGGACATCGCCCGGGTCAGCAAACGCCTGTACAACGCCGGTTGGCGCGATCCGGGAGTAGCCCGCGCCGGCGTGATCTCGCCCGAGACGGACGACCGAGAGGCCGGCGATGTCTGA
- a CDS encoding cytochrome P450, giving the protein MSDATELGFAPSDPSFIADPYPVLTGLRAAGRTVPYAERDVWLIPHFADVHAALRNRSLGRSFEHRHTPAQFGRPGLCDMESSFPRFVESERWSLLNLEPPDHTRIRRLVTKVFTAKAVREFEPQIAQLADVAFRGARDTGDAQGGVDVISRLAQPFSISVICELLGVPQEHGPNLLDWSHAIVKMYEISTTEQQRTDAERAAGQFVDFVQELIEERRRTPGTDLVSELVLVADEGDRLTVDEIVCTVIVLLNAGHEATVNTLGNGLNALLQRPDQWARITGGEVEPIVAVEEMLRFDPPLQMFERWVLEPVELAGRRFETGERIAMLFGSANRDPQRFPDADVFDAARGETTHIGFGAGVHFCIGAPLARAELTAMLHRVATAAPNLELMREPEYHPTFVIRGLQELRVRFLTQPVSRT; this is encoded by the coding sequence ATGTCTGACGCGACAGAACTCGGGTTCGCACCGTCGGACCCGTCGTTCATCGCCGATCCTTACCCGGTGCTCACCGGACTGCGTGCCGCCGGTCGAACTGTCCCGTACGCCGAACGCGACGTCTGGCTCATTCCGCACTTCGCCGATGTGCATGCCGCGCTGCGCAATCGCTCGCTCGGGCGCAGTTTCGAGCACCGTCACACACCGGCCCAATTCGGACGTCCGGGCCTTTGCGACATGGAGTCGAGCTTTCCGCGTTTCGTCGAATCCGAACGCTGGTCGCTGCTGAATCTCGAACCCCCGGATCACACCAGAATTCGCCGGCTGGTGACGAAGGTGTTCACCGCCAAGGCGGTCCGCGAGTTCGAACCGCAGATCGCGCAGTTGGCGGATGTGGCGTTCCGCGGCGCACGCGACACCGGCGACGCGCAGGGCGGAGTCGACGTCATCTCCCGGCTCGCGCAGCCCTTCTCCATCTCGGTCATCTGTGAATTGCTCGGGGTGCCGCAGGAACACGGCCCGAACTTGCTCGACTGGTCCCACGCGATCGTGAAGATGTACGAGATATCTACGACCGAACAGCAGCGCACGGACGCCGAACGGGCAGCGGGGCAGTTCGTCGACTTCGTCCAGGAACTCATCGAGGAACGACGGCGGACGCCGGGTACCGACCTCGTCTCCGAACTCGTCCTCGTCGCCGACGAGGGCGACCGGCTGACCGTCGACGAGATCGTCTGCACGGTCATCGTCCTGCTCAACGCCGGGCACGAAGCCACGGTGAACACCCTCGGCAACGGTCTCAACGCGCTGCTGCAGCGTCCCGACCAATGGGCGAGAATCACCGGCGGCGAGGTCGAGCCGATCGTGGCGGTCGAGGAGATGCTGCGCTTCGACCCGCCCCTGCAGATGTTCGAACGATGGGTGCTCGAACCCGTCGAGCTGGCCGGCCGCAGGTTCGAGACGGGGGAGCGGATCGCGATGCTGTTCGGTTCGGCCAACCGCGACCCGCAGCGCTTTCCCGACGCCGACGTCTTCGATGCGGCCCGCGGCGAGACGACCCACATCGGCTTCGGTGCCGGCGTCCACTTCTGCATCGGGGCCCCGCTGGCCCGCGCCGAACTCACCGCGATGTTGCACCGCGTCGCGACCGCTGCGCCGAACCTCGAACTCATGCGGGAGCCGGAGTACCATCCGACGTTCGTGATCCGCGGATTGCAGGAGTTGCGGGTGCGCTTTCTCACACAGCCCGTATCGCGGACCTGA
- the serA gene encoding phosphoglycerate dehydrogenase → MARVKALLLESIHPLAEALLRDSGIEVVSHAGAMDEDELIAALVGVDLLGLRSKTDVTARVIESADQLQAIGAFCIGTNQIDKASAAERGIVVFNAPFSNTRSVVELAIAEIIVMARRLTEKDSALHSGVWDKNAKGSHEIRGRRIGIVGYGNIGSQLSVVAEMLGLQVYFYDSEDKLALGNARRCDSLDELLEIAEVVTLHVDGREGNAGFFGAEQFAKMRPRSLFLNLSRGFVVDYDALREQLLAGHIAGASVDVFPVEPKARGDRFESPLQGIPNVVLTPHIGGSTEEAQEDIGRFVAGKLRDFMQRGTTTLSVNLPALTLEGHPGDRRILHFHSNTPGVLATVNNVLAHHGVNIEGQLLGTLGSIGYVVTDVRDLPQAAITELQELSETIRLRVI, encoded by the coding sequence ATGGCCCGCGTGAAGGCACTGTTGTTGGAGAGCATCCACCCCCTGGCCGAAGCGTTGCTGCGCGACAGCGGGATCGAGGTCGTCAGCCACGCGGGAGCGATGGACGAGGACGAACTGATCGCCGCACTCGTGGGGGTCGACCTGCTCGGCCTCCGGTCCAAGACCGACGTCACCGCCCGGGTGATCGAATCCGCCGATCAATTGCAGGCCATCGGCGCCTTCTGCATCGGCACCAACCAGATCGACAAGGCGAGTGCCGCCGAGCGCGGGATCGTCGTGTTCAACGCCCCGTTCAGCAACACCCGAAGCGTCGTCGAACTCGCGATCGCCGAGATCATCGTGATGGCCCGCCGCCTCACCGAGAAGGACTCGGCGCTGCACAGCGGTGTGTGGGACAAGAACGCCAAGGGCAGCCACGAGATCCGTGGCCGCCGGATCGGCATCGTCGGCTACGGCAACATCGGCAGCCAATTGTCGGTCGTCGCCGAGATGCTCGGCCTGCAGGTGTACTTCTACGACAGCGAGGACAAACTCGCGCTCGGCAACGCCCGCCGGTGCGACTCGCTGGACGAACTGCTGGAGATCGCCGAGGTCGTCACACTGCACGTCGACGGACGCGAGGGCAACGCCGGGTTCTTCGGGGCCGAGCAGTTCGCCAAGATGCGTCCGCGTTCGCTGTTCCTGAACCTGTCGCGCGGTTTCGTCGTCGACTACGACGCGCTGCGTGAGCAACTGCTCGCCGGCCACATCGCCGGTGCTTCGGTCGATGTGTTCCCGGTCGAACCCAAGGCGCGCGGCGACCGGTTCGAGTCGCCGTTGCAGGGCATCCCGAATGTCGTGCTCACGCCGCACATCGGCGGATCGACCGAGGAGGCGCAGGAGGACATCGGCCGGTTCGTCGCCGGCAAGCTGCGCGACTTCATGCAGCGGGGAACGACGACGCTCAGCGTCAACCTGCCTGCCCTCACCCTCGAAGGACACCCGGGCGACCGCCGGATCCTGCACTTCCACTCCAACACCCCGGGTGTGCTCGCGACGGTCAACAACGTGCTCGCCCATCACGGCGTGAACATCGAAGGCCAGTTGCTCGGCACCCTGGGCAGCATCGGCTACGTGGTCACCGACGTCCGGGACCTGCCGCAGGCCGCGATCACCGAACTGCAGGAGCTGTCGGAGACCATCCGCCTGCGGGTGATCTGA
- a CDS encoding DUF4352 domain-containing protein produces the protein MNTKRQRSLAVAVVAACTLGLTACQDSAPPVAQPTSSTTQSPSSTESSSSSSQSPSSTESSSSSSSTESSSTSSSSSAGGGVSQSSAAGQCNNTSSYYIVKGSGTKVKKYGETQSVTGDVGDATLDLTISKGEAKDGGTDYPYDDDTQALIFDVKFKRTSADGFYVATPLAFSLIDENGRNCTRASSSSNNVVLGKDMLDVESINDKTTEYSGKMVFVVPKNKDYSKYTLLWNSDYKGGTEAGYGWQG, from the coding sequence ATGAACACCAAGCGTCAGCGTTCGCTCGCCGTTGCGGTCGTGGCCGCGTGCACACTCGGACTCACCGCGTGCCAGGACAGCGCACCGCCGGTGGCCCAGCCGACGAGCAGCACCACCCAGAGTCCGTCGTCCACCGAGAGCTCCAGCTCGTCCTCGCAGAGCCCGTCGTCGACCGAGAGCAGTTCCTCGTCGTCCTCGACCGAGTCGAGCAGCACGAGTTCCTCGAGCAGCGCCGGCGGCGGCGTCAGCCAGAGCTCGGCCGCCGGGCAGTGCAACAACACCAGCAGCTACTACATCGTCAAGGGCTCCGGCACCAAGGTGAAGAAGTACGGGGAGACCCAGTCGGTGACCGGTGACGTGGGTGACGCGACCCTCGACCTGACGATCTCCAAGGGCGAGGCGAAGGACGGCGGCACGGACTACCCGTACGACGACGACACCCAGGCGCTCATCTTCGACGTGAAGTTCAAGCGGACCAGCGCGGACGGCTTCTACGTCGCAACGCCGCTGGCCTTCTCCCTGATCGACGAGAACGGCCGCAACTGCACCCGTGCTTCCAGTTCGTCGAACAACGTCGTGCTGGGCAAGGACATGCTCGACGTCGAGTCGATCAATGACAAGACCACGGAGTACAGCGGCAAGATGGTCTTCGTCGTGCCCAAGAACAAGGACTACAGCAAGTACACGCTGCTGTGGAACAGCGACTACAAGGGTGGCACCGAGGCCGGCTACGGCTGGCAGGGCTGA